The following DNA comes from Planctomycetota bacterium.
AACTCCTCGGCGAGGCGATAGCGCTCCTCCCACGGCTGATCGCTGCGGTCGGCGAAGACGCGCGAGGCGACGAGCCAGGCGGCGACGGCCAGCAGGCCGACAACCATGGCGATGCCCACGGGCACGATGTACCGTTCGGCCTTCTGCCAGAGCTTCGAGAGAACCTCGGCGAACTTATCGGGGTGCTTGACTTCGCTGTACCGGAGGTGTTTGCCCACGCTATCCCATCCATTGCGGCCGGCCGAGCTGGTACGCCCGAGAGGACTCGAACCTCTGACCTGCGGTTTAGGAAACCGCCGCTCTGTCCTGCTGAGCTACGGGCGCAAGCTCTCGCGCCTGGTGTGCCCCCGCAGGCCGCCGGGCGCCTTCTGGCGCCGGACGGCTGGGGACCCTGCTACTCTTCCTCACTGGCGTACTGGACCAGTGTGAACACGTCGTGCGGTGCGAGCTTCTCCCGCCCCGCGAGAAAAGTGAGTTCCACGAGGAACGCACAGGCGACGATCACGCCGCCCGCCGCCTCGACCATGTCGCAGCAGGCCTTCATCGTGCCCCCCGTGGCCAGCAGATCGTCCACCATCAGCACCCGGGTGCCGGGGGCGATGGCGTCGCGGTGCATCTCCAGCGTGTCCGTGCCGTACTCCAGGTCGTACGTGGCCCGGAAAGTGTCGCAGGGCAACTTGCCCTTCTTGCGAATGGGCACGAAGCCGGCGGCGAGCTGGCAAGCTACCGCGGGAGCGAGGATGAAGCCACGCGCCTCGGTGCCCGCGACGACCTGGATGCCGTCGTCATAGAACGGCTCGCTGAGCCTGTCCACGGCCTCACGCAACAGCTCTGGGGAGGCGAGCACGGGCGTGATGTCCCGGAAGACGATCCCTTTCTTCGGGAAATCGGGTACGCCGCGGATCGCCGCCTTCAGATGGTCCTCCAAGTGGCACTCCTGCAACAAGGCCGACATGCATAGGCTCGAAGAGTCTAGCACCTTGCCACGCCGGCGTCAACTCTTTTTGGCCCCTCCGGATGCCGCTCACGCGGGCCGGAACGGTGTGGCGCGCCCTCAAGGGAGCGGCTTGCGCTCGCCGGTGAGGTACTGGTGCAGCTTCCGGAGGGCCTCGTTCTCGATCTGGCGCACACGCTCGCGCGTGAGGCCGAGGCGCGCTCCAATGTCCTCGAGGGTCATCGGAGCGTTGTCCTCGATTCCATATCGCATGCGCAGCACCTGGGCCTCGCGAACGCTGATCACATCCAGCAGTTCGCGGATCCGCCGCCGCTCGTCCTCGTCGAAGAACCGCTGGTCGGGCCGGGGCGTGTTGCGGTCCTCGATAACCTCGTTGAGGGAGGTGAGGACGTCGAGGCTCACAGGCTGCGAGGAAGTGATGGTGGCGCTGACGATGCGCTTGAGGACGCGCGCGTTGCTGGTCGGGATGCGGATTTCGCGGGCGATCTCCTCGGGCGTGGGCGCTCGGCCGAGGCGGGCCGTGAGCGCGGCGTCGGCGCTCTTCCAATGGGCGATGGTCTCGACCATGTGGGCCGGGATTCGCACGATCTTCACCGTGTTGGTGATCGCGCGCCGGATGGCCTGCTTGATCCACCACGTGGCGTAGGTGGAAAAGCGGCAATCGGCCTCGGGGGAGAAGCGTTCGACCGCCTTCAGGAGGCCGATGTTGCCCTCCTCGATGAGGTCGCCGAACGACAGCCCGCGGCTGACGTAGTTCTTGGCCACGGAGACGACGAGGCGCAGATTGGCCTTCACCAGGGCGTCGCGGGCCGAGGCATCGCCGCGCGCCATTCGGAGGGCGAGCTCCTTCTCCTCCTTGGCGCTCAGCAGCGAGATCCGGCTGATCTCGTGCAGATAGGCTTCGAGATTGGCTTCGCGGCTGATGGCACGCGCTCCTCTAAGGGCCCACAGGCCGCGCCCACTGGGGAATTATAGGTAGCCGGTTGTGCGGAGTCAAGGCGAGCGCCAGTCCGATGGCCCTCAGTGGGGCGCTCTCTGGTAGCGAACGAGGAGGCTGGCGGGGGCCGCTGCGATCTCGGGGCGGAACGCGGCCAGCGCGGCGCCCGTTATCCTGCGGGTCTCCCGCGCCGCATAGGTCTCGAGGAACACGACCTCGTAGGTGGCCTTGGCATCGAGGCCGCGGAGGGCGACCTCGGCGACCGTGTACGGACTCTGCGGCCGGCGGAAGAAGACGGCGAAGCCCGCGTCAAGGTCGGGCCGGTGCAGTTGCCAGCCGATCCATTGTGTCTCGTCGAGTGTGATGGGCAGCAGGGGGTAGTAGTCGCCCTGGTAGAAGGGGCGCAGGCTCTTGGTCTCGGCGATGGCCGCCTTGGCCAGTTCGGTCGGGAAGTCCTTGGCGAGGTCGCTTGGGCAGAGGTTCGTGCCTGTTGTGGCGATGCTGCGCCAGTTGTAGGGGTCGAATGCCCACACGCCACCGGTATGGAAGGGCACGTAGAGGCTCAGGCCCGCCATCTGCACCTGGTCCCAGGTGGGCATCGGCTTGCCGCAGCACTGGGTGTCAGAGCGCCACAGGGGCACGCTGCGAGTGAGGGTCTCCAGGTCAATGCGCCGCCCGCCGCTGGCGCAGGTGTCAATCCAGAGGCCGGGGTGGCGGCGGATCAATTCGTCCCACATCTCCAGGTGGCCTTCGACGTAGCGGATTTCGGTCATGCCCTTGCGGTCAGGCGCGTCGGCCGCCTGCCAGAAGGGGAGGGGGTCTATGTTGAAGTCATTGCGGTAGATGTCTATGCCGCTCTCGGTGATGCACTTCGAGAGCCAATCGGTGAGCCACTGTCGCGCCTCGGGCTTGCCCAGGTTGAAGAGGCCGTCGCCGCCGCCCGCGCGCAACACGAAGTCGGGGTGCTCTTTGGCGATGCGGCTGTTGGGGTTCACGCGCTCCGGCTCGAACCAGACGATGAACTTCATGCCCAGGCGATGCGCCTCGTCGCTGAGGGGCTTGAGGCCGCGGGGGAAGGCCTCGGCCTTGGGCACCCAGCTCCCGACGCCGCTCGGCCAGCCGCCCTCGAACCAGCCGGCGTCGAGCCAGTAGACCTCGACGCCCAGCGGCGCCATGCGGCGGATGGCCTCCAGTTGGTTCTTCTCGGTCACGTCGTTGCCTGTGCCATAGGTGAACCAGGTATTCTGCGTGACGGGCGGGGTGACCAGCGCGCCGTTCACGCGAGGCAGGTAGTGGGCAATGAGGAGCCGTCGGAAGGCGTTGTGGCCCGCAAACCGGTCGTTGCCGTCCCACAGGAGAAGGAGGATGCGGGGGGTGCGGATGCTCTCGCCGGGGTGGAGCTTGAGGTGGATGGTCTGCTGGCCGCTCTGGATGAGGACCGCGCTCGCCTCATCGCGTGCGGCATGCAGCGCCCACTGCCCCGACCAGCCGATGGCGCCCACGATGCCGCCGCCTGGCCATTCGAGGTTGAAGAAGGGCAGGCGGCCATTCGACGAGCGGCCGCCGGCAGGCGCCAGGTCAATCGCCGCCTTGGGCGCGAGCGGCTGGTCCACAGGCAGGAAGTCGGTCGCCGTGCACGTTGAGCCGTGGGCGTGATGCAGCACCACGTCGCCCTTATCGGGCACGTTCACGCGCAAGTCGAGGGGCAGCACCTTCTCGAGGAGTGGCGTGTCGGCCTGCCCCGTGTTGCGGAAGCGCAGCACCGATTCGACCGCGGGGAACTGCTCGAAGAGCGTGACTTCGGCTGTCACTTCGAGGCCCGTCGCCGGGTCTGTCCAGGTCACGGCATGCGCTTCGCGGCCCGGCTTGGCCGGCAGCTTGGCTTGCGAGCGCTTCCACGTGGGCAGCAGCTCAGACGATGCCTTGCCGCCGTAGGTGAACGAGAAGGGGATAGCCGTGGAGAGTCCCGCGGCCTTCCCCACCACCTGCATCTCATCGAGCCACAGCTTCTCACCTGTTTCGAGCATGACGAATGCCTCCGCCCAGTCGGTTTGGTCCCAACCCGGTCCATCGCCGCCGTCGAGGATGCGCAGGGTGAACTCGCGCGCCCCATTCAGTGCCACCCTCACGGGGAGCGGCGGGTCCGAGCCGCGCCGCACACCGGAACGGAACGCCTCCTTGCCGCCCACCTCGACCACGAGCACCACGCTGCCTTTCTCTGCCCTGGTGTCGTAGTTGTTGTCAATGCCCGCCTCGGCCTCAAAGGCCCTGCCTGGCCCCGGCAAGCGCACGACGATCTCTGCGACGGAGTGGCTTCCGATACCGCGCTGATACTTCCTGTCGCCCAATTGGAGGGGGGTCTTCATCACCGACCGGCGGCGCTCAAACTGGCCGTGGTCCTGACGCCTGACCTCGATGCCCGGCGGTGCAGGGGCCTCGTGCGCGCCCTCGCCGAGCAGCGCAGCGCGCGCCCAGGCGTGCGCCCGGGCCACATCGGGCAGCGGCTCGCCGGCGGAGGCCGCGAGAGAGGTGAAGACGCACGCTGCAAGCGGGGCCGCAAGGCACCTCATGGAGTTCTCCTCTGGACGCCTACTTTCGCAAACTCGTGCCTTGGAGTCAAGCCGCTTGCATTGTCTGCCCTCTTGGCTACACTATCGGGCGGAGAAGGGGCAACCAACGAGGAGCGTGATGCCCATCAAGCGTCTGGCAATGGGAACGCTGGCTGCGTTGCTGACGGGGTTGAGCGGCTGTGGCGCGCCGCGGCAGGGCAGCGATGCCGTGGTGCGTCTGGTGCCCGCGCCCGCGCTCACGTGCAAGCCGGAGCCGAAGTACCGTTGGCTCGACTGCCTCGGCCAGCCCTACTCCGACGAGTTTCGCAAGAGCTTCTCCTATGCGCGCGCCCAGGTAGAGGTGCGCTTCCCTCGGCGGGCCCCTGTCTTCGAGGGCACGATCTCTGCCCGGAGACTCAAGCCCAATTTCGCCTACCAGGTCAAACTCGTCGGGCTGCCGCCATCGCAGTGGGGCCGAAGGGGCCATGCCGCGTCGAACCGCGCCCTGGGCGACGCGGGCCGGTGGTGGCGCCCCGGCCCAACCGGCGGCAACGCCTACTTCCTGGACGAGGAGAAGGACAAGGACGGCATGGAGGGCTACCTGGTCTTCGGCTATTTCGTCACGGACGCCGAGGGCCAGGCGGAGATGTCGTTCTGCGCCGACAGCTCGTTCCACGTGCTGTGGAAGGTGAGCCAATGGAAGCCGGGCGAAGGGGATTCAGCGCCTACGACGCACAGGGTGATCGCCGAAGCGGGCCGCCCGGGCTACGACCGCTCGTTCCCAGCCGGCGAGGTCGCCCTGTACGCCGAGGCCCAAACAGGGCGCCCGCCAGTCGGTCAGGTGCGCCTGCCACCGGGCGACTACCGCTGCTTCTTCCTCCTCACCGAGGAGAGCTTCCACGACTACTACAACGAGCTGGGCGGCGACTGGGCCGCCGCCCTCGCCGCCCTGATCGAGTTCACCATCCTTCCGCCCCCGCCAGACTCCCCAGGCGATGGCAGTTGACTTTCCCCCCGCCAGTTCCTAAGATGAAGCCGTGTTGGGTGGCATTGGAAGCCATTGTTGCCTCTTGCGTTAGGAGCGTGGGCATGCGCGAGCTGAAGTGGGCGTTGACGGCGCTGGTCGTGGCGGGCTTCGCGGCGGCCGCCGTCGCGGGCGAGGAAGCATGGAAGCCCGAGGGCGAGGGCTGGATCCAGCTCTTCAACGGGCAGGACCTCACCGGCTGGAAGTTCAAGGGCGGCACCAACACGTCCTGGAGCGTCAAGGACGGTGAGCTGGTCAACACGAAGCCCGAGGAGAAGGGCAAGCACGGAGTGGATATCTTCACCGAGCAGACGTTCCGTGACTTCCAGCTCCACATCGAATTCAAGGTGCCCAAGGGCGGCAACAGCGGCGTGTACCTGCGCGGGCGCAAGGAGATTCAGGTGCACGACTCCTTCGGCGTCGAGAAGCCCGGCACCGGCCACTGTGGCGGTCTCTACAGCAAGGCGGGCGCCAGAGTGAACGCCTGCAAGCCCGCGGGCGAGTGGAACAGCTTCGATGTGACCATCGTAGGCGACACGATCACCGTGTACCACAACGGTCAGCTCATTCACGACAAGGTCGAACTGGTCGGCTGCACGGGCGGCGCCCTCGACGGCGACGACACGAAGCCCGGCCCCCTGATGCTCCAGGGCGATCACAGCAGCGTGTGGTACCGCAACATCTGGATCAAGCCGCTCGCTGCTAAAGAGAAGCCGAAGGAGAAGGAATAGGTTGAAGGCAATCTGGCCTGCGATGCTGCTGGCCGCCGTTGCGGTGGCCGGCGACGCGGACTTCAAGCCCGGCGAGGGCTGGCTGTCGCTGTTCAACGGCAAGGACCTCGCCGGCTGGAAGCCCGTGGGCCGCTACAAGAGCGAGTGGCGCGCAGAGGACGGCGTGCTCGCCAACCCGGTGGAGAGCGACAACCTGCACACGGAGAAGGAGTTCGAGGACTTCGAGCTCCACCTGGAGTTCAAGCTGCCCAAGGGCGGCAACAGCGGCGTGTTCCTGCGCGGCTGCAAAGAGGTGCAGGTGTTCGACTCCTTCGGCAAGGAGAAACTGGCTGAGGACGACTGCGGCGGCATCTTCGGCAAGCTGCCGCCTAGGGTCAATGCCTGCAAACCGCCGGGCGAGTGGAACAGCCTGGACATCGCGATCGTCGGCCGCAAGATCACCGTGGTGCTCAACGGCAAGACGACGGTGGACGGCCAGGTGGTGAACGGCGTGACGGGCGGGCAGATCAACGAGGACGAGGACAAGCCCGGCCCGCTCATGCTCCAGGGCGACCACAGCGCCGTGTGGTACCGCAATCTGTGGATCAAGCCGCTGACGAGGAGCGCCGCGACGAACGTCAAGTGATGCCCCCTCATTGGAGCTGAGGCGGGCGAACCCAGGGAGGAAAGGAGAAAGGCATGCGTCGGTTGATGGCTTGGCTGGTGGTGCTCGGCTTCGCGATGAGCACGGTTGGCTGCGCGTGGACCGCCCCGAAGAAGGCGGCCGAGCCGCCTGCGAAGACGACAACGCCGGCCCCCGCCACCAAGTGAGCGCTCACCCCCGAGGCGCGGGCGCAGCCATGGCGCCCGCGCCTCAGTCCTTTCAGGCCTCCGCGATGGCCGAGAACATCAGCCGCCTCACGTTTCTCGTCCAGAGCGCCAGGGCCTGCCTAGGCGCGGCGCTCGGCGGGACGCTCGCCGCAGGCTGCGGCAGGGGCGGGAGCGCGAGTGGGGCAAAGGCCCCCGGCGCGAGCAGGCGCCTCCTCGCGCGGGAAGAAGATGTCCAGACGGCGCTCTATTTCGTCCACGGCGACCTCAAGGGCGTGCTGGTGCGCACCCCTCAGGGAATCGTCGGCTACGAGAACAAGTGCCCCCACGACGGCGCGCCCGTGGTGCTAAAAGAGAACGCCCTCGTGTGCGTGTGGCAGGGCTCGGCCTTCGATCCCGCCACGGGCAAGCCGCTCAAAGGCCCGGCCAAGGAGCCGCTGGCCGCGCTCAAACTCGAGTTCAAGGACGGCCTCGTGCTGCTCGCCGGCCGCTGATGGCGCCGCCGGCTACGGCGAGCCGATGTAGACGAGGAAGCCCACGTTCCCCGCGATCGCATCCACGATCATCCAGAACGCGCCGCACATGAGTTGCCCGAAGATCATGCCCATAAAGATCGGCATGCAGCGGCGGTACGCCACGGCCCCGCCCGACCGCATGATCACCAGCTTCGCCAGCCAGCCCAGGAACACGCTCCACCACACCACGCCCGTGACCCAGCAATCGCCAATCACGAAACCAACGTAGTGGATCGGCCACCAGGCGAAACGGTGGCTCAGGAACACCAGCACCCACATCACCGCCCCGCCGAACGCCGTATAGCCCCAGCGCTGCCAGATCCAGCTCGTCTCCACCGGGTTCCGCAAGTGGTGCTCGACGAACTGGTAGGCCAGTGTGGGCACGCCGAACTGGCGCATGTTGGCTCCGCCTCGCGTGTAGTTCAGATGCATCGTGATCCAGACGGCGCCGGCCATGCCCGCCACCATGGCCACCAGCATCCCCAGGAGCACCCGACGCGGGCGGCCCCTGCACTCGTGGGCCAGCTTCATTCCGTGAATGCTCGAGGTCATCACCGACGTGCGGTACTCCGCCGCCCAGCTGTACTGAAAGGCCATCTGCACGAGGCCCTTGGTGCCGAGGAATTCCGGCCCGATCCCGTAGACCATGAAGAGCTGGGGCAGCATGGGCGCCGAGGTGAACCCCATGCCCCCCACCGCGATCACCCGCGTGATCCCGAAGAAGATCAGGTAAGCCACGGCCAGAAACACGAACGCCGCCAGCCACGACAGGCCCGACGCGTGGTACCAGCCACAGATGAACGCTACGCCGACGAGCGTGCCCACCACCGCGCTGCGGTAGGACATGATCTCGCCCGAGTCGTCCACGTCCCGCGCGTTGAGAAACGCCTTGCGCAGGACGTCGCGGATGTGGAATCGCGCCCGCCACAGCACGGCGGCCGTTAGCACGATGAGCGCCCCGAACGCCTGGTGCGCCGTGGCTGGGCTGCTGCCGGTGAGCCACTCGTGCCGTCCACCCACCGTCACCCCCACGGTCTTGAAGATCCCTGTCTGAATCCTGGCGAGGAGGCAGAAGATCCAGATGCTCGCGGCGACGTTCAGGTTGATGAAGTAGGTGACCCCGATGACTGAGAAGTTCCAGAAGAAGACAATCCACACGGTGCGGCGGAAGAAGGGCAGCGCATCGTACAGCTTGATTTCCGGGAACGCGGGATACCGGTAACGAATCGCATCGTTGCTGATGAAAAAGAAGGCGAGAAGGAACGGCACCCAGAACTTCCACGTGCGGAAGATAGGGGGCACGAGCTTCTCCTGGTTTCCCTTCAGCAGCTCCATGGGAGGGTGGGTAAGGGGAAAGGTGAGCCGCTCGTGCTCGACCCACTGCTTGCGCACGATGACCATGAGGCAGATCATTACGAAGTAGATGGCCACCATGAGCGCCGTCCACCAGAGGAGCGGCATCGCCCAGGCTCCCCACGGGATCGACTCGCCGCGTGGCAGGCCGTTGTAGAAGTAGTAGGCCACCTGCGGGTCGCGGGGCGCCACCCAGCTCGGGATGTGCGGCACAATCATCTCGGCCCAAGCATTCTCCGGCGTGGCGTAGTAGAACGGCCGCGTGAGGATGTGGAACATGTTCGTCACAAGCCCCCACGTCGGGATCGCCGAGGCCACGATCATCATGATGTAGATCAGCAGCAGCTCGTGGGTCGAGAGGGCGTTGCGCCCGAAGAGCAGCTTGAGCACGGGATTCACGATCAACACGAGCACGAAGAGCAGCATCATCGCGCCGGCGGTGATGTAGTCGGAGGTCAGACCCGCCGTCTGCATCACCAGCACCGAGTACGGGCAGGCGATGTTGAGGAACACCGACAGCGCGGCGCCGATGAGCAGCGCTCGAACGGTGAAGCCATGTTCTGCTACGCCAGCGAAGCCTTGCCTCATAGCCCGTAGGTTACCTGCATCGTCGCCGGCGGTCAAACCAGACTGTCGGCCGTCTGCCGGCAACGGCTCCTGGGCTCAGGAGTCACCGAAGCCTCGGTCCAGGGACGTGCCAGCCCCTCTCCACTTGACGCGTGCCGGACGACGGACTATTATCGCAAGGTGCCCAAGGCAGCCCGTGCTCACAAGGCGCGTCAGGGCCGGAGGTCAGACCCTGAGACCCCCAACGCCGAGGCGACGGAGAGACCTTGATATGAAGAGTTGCACAGGAGCGCTCGTGGCGATTCTCCTGGCGGGCAGTGCGTGGGCGGGCGGTCTGCCGGTCCAGATGTCTGTCGCCGACATCCAGGAGCTGAACGCAGGGGCATGGGGTGCGCTGGAGCGGGAGGGACAGCGCGCCTACCGATCGGCCCTGAGAGGCAGGGATGCCTGGGTGCGCCTCCCCGCCTGGTGGAGCGAAGGACCGAGGCCGCCCAAAGGCGTGCACTACATCCTCGAGGTCACATTCAAGGACGTTGCGGACGCGCCGACCATCGCGGAGTCCTTCGGGGCGCTCGGCAGCTACTATGGCCGCACCGAGCTCCATCGGTTCGGAGGGGAGGGGGACGCCCAGTGGAAGGTGGCTCACGTTCCCGCGAGTTGGGACCTGGTGATCTCACCGAAGGGCACGCAGGCGGCCGAGTTCGCATTCCGCGCGCCGGCGGACGTGCCGATCTCAAAGATCGAGGTCCGCGAGGCGAAGCTGCCCGAGGACCAGGCGCGCTACGAGGCCGAATCGCGGGCCTGGGTGGCCAAGGCCCAGGCGGCCAAGGCGGCCACGGCGGAGCAGATGGGCGCCGACGAGACGCCCGACATCCCAGATGCGTTCAAGGGCAAAGCCGTTGTGCCCTACGTCCGCGCCTACTACGACCGCATCTGCCCTAACAGCGCGCCCAAGAAGGGCGAGGTGGGGGCGACCATTCACGTGCGAATGGCCCGCAACGAGTTCGAGCCGGGCACCTTCGCCGTCTACGCCCAAGAGGACCTGCGCGGTGTGGAGTTCACCGCGTCGGAGCTGACCGGCCCTGCGGGCAAGCTGGCGTGCGAGATTCGCCGCCACACCATCGAGTATGCCCTGGAGCCGAAGGGGAAGGCCCTCGCCTGGGCGCCGCAGCGCCTCTGGCCCGCCTTCCCCGCTGCGATCAAGAAGGGGCAGTCGGCCTGGTTCTGGATCACCGTCCACACCCTTGGCGAGGCGAGCCAGCCGGGGAAGTACCGCGGCAAGGTGACCATCACCGCGGGGCCGCACACCGCGGAGTTGCCCATCCAGGTGGAGGTGCTGCCTATCACGCTCCTCACGATGGACGAGGCGGGGCTGCGAATGGGCGGCTGCGTGACCGGCCTCCCATCGGCCGGCGAAATGGCCACGATGCGCGAACACAACCACAACATGGTCAACCTCTGGTTCGCAGGCGTCCAGCCCGAGATGAAGAAGGCGGGCAGCAAGATCGCCCTCGACTTCCACTATCTTGATGACTGGATGAAGCTGGCGAGGGAGAACGGCCAGGGCGCCATCGTGTGGTTCCTGGGCGGCAATCCGAATGGCTTCCCCATGACGCTCTCAATGGAGCGCGACCTCTACGGCCTGGCCGTCGGCCCGCGCGATGAGTTCTTCAAGAAAGCCGGCTCGCAGGAGTTCCGCGGCAAGGTGCTGCCCGAGGTGCGGCCCCACTACGCCCAGTGGCTCAAGGACGTGGTTGCGCACGCGAAGGAGAGAAGCTGGCCCGAGCTGATCTTCACGCCGTTCGACGAGCCGGCGAAGTGGAGCTATCCCGAGCCGCGGGCCGACAAGAACTACAAGTTCGCCATCGGCTGCGGGCCGTGGATACGCGACCACTTCAAGGACGCCTGCGCCCTCATCCACGAGGCCGTGCCCGGCACGAAGGTCTACATCTCGATGCACCGCAACTTCCACCGCAAGGTCCACGGCACCGACGGGCGGGTGGGCGAGATCTTCATCCCAGACTGCGATGTGATCTGTACCAACGCCATCGAGGAGGACCACGAGCTTGGCGACAAGGTGCGGAAGGCGGGGAAGATCTTCTGGCAGTATTCGGGCAACCGCAGCCGCCGGTTCGGGTTCGGCTTCTACTTCGCCGCCTGGGAATCCACCGGCTCCCTCTGCTGGGCCTACAATTGGGGACGGCGCTTCGACATCACCGAAGGCTCGAACTGGCAGTATGCCTGGTGCTCCCCCTTCGACACCATCCTGACGCCCGACTACGAAGAGCTGCGCGAGGCCTGGGACGACCGCCGCTATATCGAGACCGCCAAGGCCGTCGCCAAGGCCGCGGGCAAGGACATCAGCGGCCTCCTCGCCCAGATTCGCACCGAGACCCTCGCCAACCAGGGCACCGGCGGCCGCGACCTCGTCAACGACTTCTGGGAAGAGGGCCGCCAGGCCAACAAGATGGACCACTGGCGCGACCTGCTGGCGAATAGGATCGTGGAACTAATGCGGAGGTAGCGGGATGGGCAAACCGAAGCCGCTCAGCCGCCGCACGGCACTTCAGGTGGGACTGGGCGGCATTGCCATGCCCGCCATCGGAGCCGATGGCACCAAAGCCATACGAAAGAGCCCGAACATCCTGTTCCTGATGACCGACCAGCACCGGGGCGATTGCATCGGGGCCGATGGCAACAGGGTCATCCGCACGCCGAACCTCGACCGCATCGCGCACGAGGGTGTGCTCTTCCGCTGCGCCTATACCTCGACGCCCTCGTGCACGCCGGCCCGCGCGGGACTGCTGACCGGGCTTTCGCCCTGGCATCACGGGATGCTCGGCTATGGTGCCGTGGCCGACGCCTATCGCAACGAGAAGCCGAAGATGCTCCGCGAGGCGGGCTACCAGACCCTAGGCATCGGCAAGATGCACTGGTCCCCGCAACGCAACCTCCACGGCTTCCATAGGACCATGCTCGACGAATCGGGGCGCGTGGAGTCGAAGGACTTCGTGAGCGACTGCCGAGCGTGGTTTCGCCAGGAGGCACCCGACCTCGACCCCGACGCGACTGGGATCGGCTGGAACGACTATGCCGCGAAGCCCTATGCACTCGACGAACGCCTCCACCCGACCCGCTGGACGGGCGACAGGGCGGTCGAGTTCCTTCAGTCCCACAAGGGGGATGAGCCGTTCTTCCTCAAGGTCTCCTTCGCCCGTCCCCACAGCCCCTACGACCCGCCCGAGCGGTTCTGGAAGCTCTACGAGGGCGCTAACCTGCCGAACGCCGTGGTGGGCAAGTGGGCGGAGCGGCATGCGATGCGTGGGGCGAAGCTCCCCGCCGATACCTGGCGCGGCGACCTGGGCGCGGAGCAGGTCCGCCGCTCGCGCCAGGGCTACTACGGCTCTGTGAGCTTCATTGACGAGCAGATAGGCCGCATCCTGGATGCGTTGGAGAAGCGCGGCTGGCTGGAGGACACGCTCATCCTGTTCACCAGCGACCACGGCGACATGACGGGCGACCACCACCTCTGGCGCAAGACATACGCATACGAAGCTTCGGCCCGCATCCCCATGCTCATCCGCTGGGGCAGCAACTTCCTCGACGCGAAACGCGGGCAAGTGCTGCACCAGCCGGTCGAGCTGCGCGATGTGTTGCCCACATTCCTCGACACCGCGGGCGTCGAGGCCGACCCCAAGCGCTTCGATGGACGTTCGATGCTCGACCTCGTTCGGGGCAAGACGCAGGGCTGGCGCGAGTGGATTGACCTGGAGCACGACGTCTGCTACGCCTCCGAGAACCACTGGAACGCCCTCACCGACGGCCGCTGGAAGTACATCTTCCACGCCATGCACGGCGAGCAGCAGCTCTTCGA
Coding sequences within:
- a CDS encoding adenine phosphoribosyltransferase, yielding MEDHLKAAIRGVPDFPKKGIVFRDITPVLASPELLREAVDRLSEPFYDDGIQVVAGTEARGFILAPAVACQLAAGFVPIRKKGKLPCDTFRATYDLEYGTDTLEMHRDAIAPGTRVLMVDDLLATGGTMKACCDMVEAAGGVIVACAFLVELTFLAGREKLAPHDVFTLVQYASEEE
- a CDS encoding RNA polymerase sigma factor RpoD/SigA, coding for MSREANLEAYLHEISRISLLSAKEEKELALRMARGDASARDALVKANLRLVVSVAKNYVSRGLSFGDLIEEGNIGLLKAVERFSPEADCRFSTYATWWIKQAIRRAITNTVKIVRIPAHMVETIAHWKSADAALTARLGRAPTPEEIAREIRIPTSNARVLKRIVSATITSSQPVSLDVLTSLNEVIEDRNTPRPDQRFFDEDERRRIRELLDVISVREAQVLRMRYGIEDNAPMTLEDIGARLGLTRERVRQIENEALRKLHQYLTGERKPLP
- a CDS encoding alpha-galactosidase, which translates into the protein MRCLAAPLAACVFTSLAASAGEPLPDVARAHAWARAALLGEGAHEAPAPPGIEVRRQDHGQFERRRSVMKTPLQLGDRKYQRGIGSHSVAEIVVRLPGPGRAFEAEAGIDNNYDTRAEKGSVVLVVEVGGKEAFRSGVRRGSDPPLPVRVALNGAREFTLRILDGGDGPGWDQTDWAEAFVMLETGEKLWLDEMQVVGKAAGLSTAIPFSFTYGGKASSELLPTWKRSQAKLPAKPGREAHAVTWTDPATGLEVTAEVTLFEQFPAVESVLRFRNTGQADTPLLEKVLPLDLRVNVPDKGDVVLHHAHGSTCTATDFLPVDQPLAPKAAIDLAPAGGRSSNGRLPFFNLEWPGGGIVGAIGWSGQWALHAARDEASAVLIQSGQQTIHLKLHPGESIRTPRILLLLWDGNDRFAGHNAFRRLLIAHYLPRVNGALVTPPVTQNTWFTYGTGNDVTEKNQLEAIRRMAPLGVEVYWLDAGWFEGGWPSGVGSWVPKAEAFPRGLKPLSDEAHRLGMKFIVWFEPERVNPNSRIAKEHPDFVLRAGGGDGLFNLGKPEARQWLTDWLSKCITESGIDIYRNDFNIDPLPFWQAADAPDRKGMTEIRYVEGHLEMWDELIRRHPGLWIDTCASGGRRIDLETLTRSVPLWRSDTQCCGKPMPTWDQVQMAGLSLYVPFHTGGVWAFDPYNWRSIATTGTNLCPSDLAKDFPTELAKAAIAETKSLRPFYQGDYYPLLPITLDETQWIGWQLHRPDLDAGFAVFFRRPQSPYTVAEVALRGLDAKATYEVVFLETYAARETRRITGAALAAFRPEIAAAPASLLVRYQRAPH
- a CDS encoding DUF1080 domain-containing protein, yielding MRELKWALTALVVAGFAAAAVAGEEAWKPEGEGWIQLFNGQDLTGWKFKGGTNTSWSVKDGELVNTKPEEKGKHGVDIFTEQTFRDFQLHIEFKVPKGGNSGVYLRGRKEIQVHDSFGVEKPGTGHCGGLYSKAGARVNACKPAGEWNSFDVTIVGDTITVYHNGQLIHDKVELVGCTGGALDGDDTKPGPLMLQGDHSSVWYRNIWIKPLAAKEKPKEKE
- a CDS encoding DUF1080 domain-containing protein, coding for MKAIWPAMLLAAVAVAGDADFKPGEGWLSLFNGKDLAGWKPVGRYKSEWRAEDGVLANPVESDNLHTEKEFEDFELHLEFKLPKGGNSGVFLRGCKEVQVFDSFGKEKLAEDDCGGIFGKLPPRVNACKPPGEWNSLDIAIVGRKITVVLNGKTTVDGQVVNGVTGGQINEDEDKPGPLMLQGDHSAVWYRNLWIKPLTRSAATNVK
- a CDS encoding Rieske (2Fe-2S) protein, translated to MAENISRLTFLVQSARACLGAALGGTLAAGCGRGGSASGAKAPGASRRLLAREEDVQTALYFVHGDLKGVLVRTPQGIVGYENKCPHDGAPVVLKENALVCVWQGSAFDPATGKPLKGPAKEPLAALKLEFKDGLVLLAGR
- a CDS encoding arylsulfatase, whose product is MGKPKPLSRRTALQVGLGGIAMPAIGADGTKAIRKSPNILFLMTDQHRGDCIGADGNRVIRTPNLDRIAHEGVLFRCAYTSTPSCTPARAGLLTGLSPWHHGMLGYGAVADAYRNEKPKMLREAGYQTLGIGKMHWSPQRNLHGFHRTMLDESGRVESKDFVSDCRAWFRQEAPDLDPDATGIGWNDYAAKPYALDERLHPTRWTGDRAVEFLQSHKGDEPFFLKVSFARPHSPYDPPERFWKLYEGANLPNAVVGKWAERHAMRGAKLPADTWRGDLGAEQVRRSRQGYYGSVSFIDEQIGRILDALEKRGWLEDTLILFTSDHGDMTGDHHLWRKTYAYEASARIPMLIRWGSNFLDAKRGQVLHQPVELRDVLPTFLDTAGVEADPKRFDGRSMLDLVRGKTQGWREWIDLEHDVCYASENHWNALTDGRWKYIFHAMHGEQQLFDLAADPGELNDLASDPAHAATLRLWRERLIEHLGERGAPFLANGDLALRPRGLLYSPNYPRKQGKP